Proteins encoded in a region of the Psychromicrobium lacuslunae genome:
- the thrS gene encoding threonine--tRNA ligase — protein MSELIEVTVDGELRQLSAGTPAADLYREDRSVVVVKVNGELKDLDQPLPAGANIEAVTIDSPEGLEVLRHSTAHVMAQAVQQLRKDAKLGIGPYITDGFYFDFDVEDPFTPEDLKQLEKMMLKIVNANQRFVRRVVSETEAIEAMKDEPYKLELIGLKGGGAEAAEGASQEVGAGELTIYENLGRDGEVIWKDLCRGPHLPNTKLISNAYALTRSAAAYWRGDQANKQLQRIYGTAWPTKDALKAYQDRIAEAERRDHRKLGTELDLFSFPDELGSGLPVFHPKGGIIRKEMEDYSRARHIAAGYEFVYTPHITKGHLYEVSGHLDWYRDGMFPAMHVDEELAEDGSVRKPGQDYYLKPMNCPMHNLIFRSRGRSYRELPLRLFEFGSVYRYEKSGVIHGLTRVRGMTQDDAHIYCTREQMKDELTSTLNFVLGLLKDYGLEDFYLELSTKDPEKYVGSDEVWEEATRTLAEVAEESGLELVPDPGGAAFYGPKISVQARDAIGRTWQMSTIQLDFNLPERFELEYQAADGSRQRPVMIHRALFGSVERFLAVLTEHYAGAFPAWLAPVQVVGIPVAEAFDGYIVDLIERLKKAGIRAQADLSTDRFPKKIRTASKEKIPFVLIAGGEDAEAGAVSFRFRDGSQDNGVPLDEAVERIVRLVKERSDSNQ, from the coding sequence TTGTCAGAACTCATTGAAGTCACTGTTGACGGCGAGCTACGTCAACTGAGTGCGGGGACTCCCGCCGCCGATCTTTATCGCGAAGACCGTTCAGTTGTCGTCGTCAAGGTAAACGGTGAACTCAAGGACCTGGACCAGCCGCTGCCAGCCGGGGCAAACATCGAAGCGGTCACGATTGACTCGCCCGAAGGCTTGGAAGTGTTGCGGCACTCCACCGCGCACGTGATGGCGCAAGCCGTGCAGCAGCTCCGGAAAGATGCCAAGCTCGGCATCGGGCCGTACATCACCGATGGCTTCTATTTCGACTTTGATGTTGAAGACCCTTTTACTCCGGAAGATCTCAAGCAGCTCGAAAAAATGATGCTCAAGATCGTCAATGCTAATCAGCGCTTCGTGCGTCGGGTGGTCAGCGAAACCGAAGCCATTGAGGCGATGAAAGACGAGCCTTATAAGCTCGAATTGATTGGCTTGAAGGGTGGCGGGGCTGAAGCCGCTGAAGGCGCATCGCAAGAAGTTGGTGCCGGTGAGCTGACGATTTACGAAAACCTCGGCCGCGATGGCGAAGTGATCTGGAAGGATCTTTGCCGCGGCCCGCACCTGCCGAATACCAAGCTGATTTCAAATGCATATGCGCTGACCCGTAGTGCGGCTGCTTATTGGCGCGGCGATCAGGCGAATAAGCAGCTGCAGCGAATTTATGGCACTGCCTGGCCGACTAAGGATGCGCTCAAGGCCTACCAAGACCGGATCGCCGAAGCCGAGCGTCGGGACCATCGTAAGCTGGGCACCGAACTCGACCTTTTCTCCTTCCCCGATGAGCTTGGTTCCGGTCTGCCGGTTTTCCACCCCAAAGGCGGCATTATCCGCAAGGAGATGGAGGACTACTCGCGGGCTCGGCATATCGCGGCTGGCTACGAGTTTGTCTACACTCCGCACATTACTAAGGGGCACCTCTACGAGGTCTCTGGGCATCTGGACTGGTATCGCGATGGCATGTTCCCGGCGATGCATGTCGATGAGGAATTGGCCGAGGACGGCAGCGTCCGCAAACCCGGCCAGGACTACTACCTCAAGCCGATGAACTGCCCGATGCACAATCTGATCTTCCGTTCACGCGGTCGCTCTTATCGAGAGCTGCCGCTGCGGCTCTTCGAATTCGGCTCGGTCTACCGTTACGAAAAGTCCGGCGTGATTCATGGCCTTACCCGGGTCCGCGGGATGACTCAGGACGATGCCCACATTTACTGCACCCGCGAGCAGATGAAAGACGAGTTGACCTCGACGCTGAACTTCGTGCTAGGTCTGTTGAAGGATTATGGGCTGGAAGATTTCTATCTGGAACTTTCCACCAAAGATCCAGAGAAATACGTCGGCTCGGATGAGGTCTGGGAGGAAGCTACCCGCACGCTAGCCGAAGTAGCCGAAGAGTCCGGACTGGAACTGGTGCCAGATCCGGGCGGAGCGGCCTTCTACGGCCCGAAAATATCAGTACAGGCCCGCGATGCAATTGGCCGTACCTGGCAGATGTCGACCATCCAGCTGGACTTCAACCTGCCGGAACGGTTTGAACTTGAATACCAGGCGGCTGATGGCAGCCGACAGCGTCCGGTAATGATCCATCGTGCGCTCTTCGGCTCTGTGGAGCGCTTCTTGGCTGTGCTCACCGAACACTATGCCGGTGCTTTCCCGGCCTGGCTGGCTCCTGTGCAAGTGGTAGGCATTCCGGTGGCCGAGGCTTTCGACGGCTATATTGTGGATCTGATTGAGCGGCTAAAGAAGGCGGGCATCAGAGCGCAGGCCGATCTTTCCACTGATCGTTTCCCCAAAAAGATCCGCACCGCGAGCAAAGAGAAGATTCCGTTCGTGCTGATCGCAGGTGGCGAGGATGCCGAGGCTGGTGCGGTCTCCTTCCGGTTCCGTGATGGTAGCCAGGACAATGGTGTGCCGTTGGATGAGGCCGTGGAGCGGATTGTGCGGTTGGTCAAGGAGCGGAGCGACAGCAACCAATGA
- the pgsA gene encoding phosphatidylinositol phosphate synthase, with translation MLNKYARGLFAAIFKPIALLLVRWGVSPDLVTVVGTLGVMAGALIWYPLGQLFWGTVVITIFVFSDIIDGLMAREVQRKGPWGAFVDSNLDRVGDSSVFAGLVIWFFLGGNNPAIAILALVCLVLSSLVSYSKARAEGLGLTANVGIAERSERLVVVLVATGLVGLGVPELVLLIVLILLALASAITIYQRVAAVYRQAKELAEAESNDADS, from the coding sequence ATGCTGAATAAGTACGCTAGAGGGTTGTTTGCCGCGATTTTCAAGCCGATCGCCTTGCTCCTAGTGCGCTGGGGAGTCTCACCTGATCTGGTCACCGTGGTTGGCACTCTCGGCGTGATGGCCGGTGCGCTGATCTGGTACCCGCTGGGTCAGCTTTTTTGGGGCACCGTGGTGATTACCATTTTTGTCTTCTCTGACATTATTGATGGCCTGATGGCTAGGGAGGTGCAGCGCAAAGGCCCCTGGGGAGCCTTCGTTGACTCCAACCTGGATCGGGTCGGCGACAGCAGCGTGTTCGCCGGCCTAGTGATCTGGTTCTTCCTTGGTGGTAACAATCCAGCCATCGCTATTCTGGCTTTGGTCTGTTTGGTTTTGAGTTCCCTGGTTTCCTACAGCAAGGCCCGCGCCGAAGGCCTTGGTCTGACCGCGAACGTCGGCATCGCCGAACGCTCGGAACGGCTCGTGGTGGTGCTGGTCGCTACCGGCCTAGTCGGCTTAGGTGTGCCGGAACTGGTTTTGCTGATTGTGCTGATCCTGCTCGCGCTGGCTAGCGCGATCACGATCTACCAGCGAGTTGCCGCGGTCTATC
- a CDS encoding HIT family protein, whose protein sequence is MSEPTDDFELAGVPDAFQRLWTPHRLAYIKGGQAQFNKGEDDCPFCLAPARSDEESLIVHRGESCFVVLNLFPYNPGHLLVCPYRHIPDYTDLTVDETAEFAALTQTGMKVLRKVANPSGFNLGMNQGVTGGAGIAGHLHQHIVPRWGGDGNFLPIIAQTKAITQTLGEVREQVAQVWAEQLA, encoded by the coding sequence ATGAGCGAGCCGACCGACGACTTTGAGCTGGCCGGGGTTCCGGACGCGTTTCAGCGTCTCTGGACGCCGCATCGGCTGGCCTATATCAAGGGTGGCCAGGCACAATTCAACAAAGGCGAGGATGACTGTCCGTTCTGTTTAGCTCCCGCGCGTAGCGACGAGGAGTCACTCATCGTGCACCGCGGCGAATCTTGCTTTGTGGTGCTCAATCTCTTTCCCTATAACCCTGGGCACCTGTTGGTATGCCCTTATCGACATATCCCTGATTACACCGATCTCACAGTTGATGAGACGGCGGAATTCGCGGCTCTTACGCAGACCGGAATGAAGGTTTTGCGGAAAGTCGCTAACCCCTCAGGGTTCAATCTGGGCATGAATCAGGGCGTCACCGGGGGAGCCGGGATCGCCGGGCACCTGCACCAGCACATTGTGCCGCGCTGGGGCGGGGACGGGAATTTCCTGCCGATCATCGCGCAGACCAAGGCGATCACTCAAACGCTGGGAGAAGTGCGTGAGCAAGTGGCGCAGGTCTGGGCTGAGCAGTTGGCCTAG
- a CDS encoding gluconate:H+ symporter: protein MFAQTIITSTLKASEASQQPWNSHDTWLVVLAALCIGLIVLLIAKFKMHPFLALILGAAGVGLGSGIELGKVVTNFETGVGSVLQEVGLLIALGAMLGKLMADSGGANKVVDTLLAKVSGAMVPWTMALVAVIIGLPMFFEIGLVLLLPVIVLVAQRAQTKLMRIAIPALAGLSVLHGLVPPHPGPLIAIQAVNAPLGLTLLFGILVAIPTVIICGPIFSRLAARWVPVAAPQTAGGVDTQNNQTDPEVKRPPSFGITVFTIVFPVLLMLVKAVVDILSPDSKNPSTIRVVVDFIGEPLVAMTLAVLLAMLTFGYAVGLGGAAIAKKIGQSVGPIAAVILIVGAGGGFKQSLIGAGVGDSVAKWAQGASISVLLLGFLIAVALRLATGSATVATITSAGIVAPLAGSLSPAQAALLALAIGAGSLFLSHVNDAGFWLVKELFGLTVGQTFKTWSVMETLISVVGFGLVMLLSVVIA from the coding sequence ATGTTCGCTCAGACCATTATCACCTCCACACTGAAGGCTTCCGAGGCGTCTCAGCAGCCCTGGAATTCGCACGATACCTGGCTCGTAGTGCTAGCAGCACTCTGCATCGGCTTGATCGTACTGCTGATCGCCAAGTTCAAAATGCACCCCTTCCTCGCCCTGATTTTGGGAGCCGCCGGGGTGGGACTGGGCTCCGGCATCGAACTCGGCAAGGTGGTGACAAACTTTGAGACCGGAGTCGGCTCCGTGCTCCAAGAGGTCGGCTTATTGATCGCGCTCGGTGCCATGCTCGGCAAGTTAATGGCTGATTCCGGCGGCGCCAATAAGGTAGTCGACACCCTTCTAGCCAAGGTTTCCGGGGCAATGGTGCCCTGGACGATGGCCTTGGTCGCGGTGATCATCGGACTGCCAATGTTCTTCGAAATCGGTTTAGTGCTCTTGTTACCGGTCATTGTGTTGGTCGCCCAACGAGCCCAAACCAAGCTAATGCGAATAGCTATCCCCGCGTTGGCCGGGCTCTCGGTACTGCACGGTCTAGTGCCGCCGCACCCCGGCCCGCTGATCGCCATTCAGGCTGTTAACGCGCCGCTTGGTCTCACCTTGCTTTTCGGTATTCTGGTCGCCATCCCCACCGTGATTATCTGCGGCCCGATCTTTTCTCGTCTAGCGGCTCGCTGGGTTCCAGTAGCTGCGCCGCAAACCGCTGGTGGCGTCGACACTCAGAATAACCAGACCGATCCCGAGGTCAAACGGCCGCCGAGCTTCGGCATCACGGTATTCACCATTGTTTTTCCGGTATTGCTGATGCTGGTCAAAGCCGTGGTGGATATTCTCAGCCCAGATAGCAAAAATCCCAGCACTATTCGCGTCGTGGTGGACTTCATCGGCGAACCACTGGTGGCGATGACTTTAGCCGTGCTGCTCGCGATGCTGACCTTCGGTTACGCGGTTGGGCTTGGCGGTGCAGCGATTGCTAAGAAGATCGGCCAGAGCGTCGGTCCGATCGCCGCGGTGATCCTAATCGTCGGCGCTGGCGGCGGCTTTAAGCAGTCATTGATTGGTGCTGGAGTAGGTGATTCGGTGGCAAAGTGGGCACAAGGAGCAAGTATCTCGGTGCTACTGCTCGGCTTCTTGATCGCGGTGGCGCTGCGGCTAGCAACCGGCTCGGCGACGGTAGCAACGATCACCTCCGCCGGCATTGTCGCACCACTGGCCGGTTCCCTCTCCCCCGCTCAGGCGGCGCTACTGGCACTCGCTATCGGAGCCGGCTCGCTCTTCCTCTCGCACGTCAATGATGCTGGTTTCTGGTTGGTGAAGGAGCTTTTCGGTCTCACTGTCGGACAAACCTTTAAGACCTGGTCAGTGATGGAGACGCTGATCTCGGTGGTCGGCTTCGGCCTGGTGATGCTGCTTTCGGTGGTGATCGCATGA
- a CDS encoding FadR/GntR family transcriptional regulator has protein sequence MEGVRGNHLSFVDSFGQQIVDGLLAPGQILLTEELQERFAATRSVAREGIRVIQALGLVAVTRNVGVRVQSAEQWNVFDRKVIHWRLNGPQRTKQLLSITELRLGVEPLAARLAAERIGVAQGRELTGLAGELLATGNAGDLEAFLAADIAYHSLILRAAENEMFAHLHEAVGEVLSGRTEHGLMPERPHAQARHWHLGVAEAIQQGDGATAEELMRHIVLLAGQELRQELGLSTAQK, from the coding sequence ATGGAAGGCGTTCGGGGGAACCATCTCAGCTTTGTCGATAGCTTCGGCCAGCAGATTGTCGACGGACTGCTAGCCCCGGGCCAAATCTTGCTCACTGAGGAGCTACAAGAGCGTTTTGCGGCTACTCGTTCGGTGGCCAGAGAAGGCATCCGGGTGATTCAGGCACTCGGGCTGGTAGCGGTGACCCGCAATGTTGGGGTCCGGGTGCAGTCGGCGGAGCAGTGGAACGTCTTCGACCGCAAGGTAATTCACTGGCGGTTGAACGGTCCACAGCGAACCAAGCAACTATTGTCGATCACCGAGCTGCGGCTCGGCGTCGAGCCGCTGGCCGCTCGGCTGGCAGCGGAGCGGATCGGGGTTGCTCAAGGACGGGAACTCACCGGTCTGGCTGGAGAGCTGCTGGCCACCGGGAATGCTGGAGACCTGGAGGCCTTTTTAGCCGCCGATATCGCCTACCATTCGCTCATTCTGCGCGCCGCTGAGAATGAGATGTTTGCTCATCTGCATGAAGCGGTGGGTGAGGTACTGAGTGGTCGCACCGAACATGGTCTGATGCCAGAGCGCCCGCATGCGCAGGCCAGGCATTGGCATTTAGGGGTTGCCGAAGCCATTCAACAAGGCGACGGTGCAACAGCAGAAGAGCTAATGCGTCACATTGTATTGTTAGCCGGTCAGGAACTGCGTCAGGAACTCGGCCTTTCAACAGCCCAAAAATGA